The genomic segment TGCTTTTTTGGCGGGGGGATCTGTAAATCATCCAGAGGCATCCAGCTACCATCTGGAGATTTTCACTTCCTATCAGGATTTTTGCGAAGCATTGACCAAGATCGCCAATCGGTATAAACTAAATGCCAAGTGCATCGAGCGGAAAAAAGGGTATGTTCTCTATATCAAAGAAGGCGAAAAGATTACAGAGTTTTTGAGCTTGATAGGGGCTCATCAGGCGCTTCTGTATTTCGAGGACGTCCGAATCGTAAAGGACATGCGGAACTCGGTAAACCGTTTACACAATTGTGAAATCGCCAACATAAACAAAACGGTGAATGCAGCCACGAGACAAATGGAAAATATTCAGCTCATCGATCAAGAGATGGGATTGGAGAATTTGCCAAAACGTCTGCGTGAGGTCGCGGAGCTTCGAGTGGCTCATCCTGACATCAATTTGAAAGAATTGGGCGAGATGGTGCCAAGCGGAGTAGTAAGCAAATCGGGCATTAACCACCGCTTGCGAAAAATTAACGAAATCGCTGACAAAATACGAGAAAAACAAAATATTTCGATGTAGATGCATGATATACTAAAGGATAATAGTCTACAAGTAAGGAGGTCCATTCATGGTTCAACAGCAGGTCGTGGTTCAGTTAAAGACCGGTTTGCAAGCTCGTCCAGCAGCCTTTTTCGTACAGGAAGCTAACCGTTTTGCATCGGAAGTATTCGTTGAAAAAGGCAACAAGAAGGTCAATGCGAAAAGCATCATGGGTATCATGAGCCTCGCAATCAGTTCTGGAACGGAAATTACCATTTTGGCAGAAGGGCCGGATGCCTCCCAGGCAGTCACCAGCCTTACGAATCTGGTAAGCAAGGAAGAATAGAGTCACGAGAGACACTTTTCCCTTTTAGGGAGGTGTCTTTTTTTGTTGGTCATCTTGATGAATATGTATCAATTCACTTCGGGCAGGGCATTTCTAACCATGTATATTGCATGAAGGAGGGATGAGACATGAGTAACCGTGATAAGTGTTACGAAGGCCGCGATTGTTATGATATGGACATTGATCGGATGGTGAACGAGGGACTGGGGGGCGGAGTTGTTTCCGACCAAAACGGCCTGATTGAAGAAACGTCTGTAGACACGATGACAGGGGCTACATCAGCCAAGCAAGCCCTTGACGATGACCAGTAGAGGGGGGAGCCGCTTATGAATGTAACGAGAGCACAATCCATCATGAAATCCGACGACCATATCAAGGTAGAGTACGAGGGACAAGCTGTTTGGATCGATGCTGTAGACGAAAAAACCTCGACAGCACGTGTGCATGACGAAAAAAATCCAGCACATAGCCAGACTGTCTACGTCAGTCAGTTAATGGAAGTATCACAATGACCCATCGAAAAAGCCGAGCAAACGAAGGGAAGCCCTTGGGGTTTGCTCGGCATACAAAAGAACACTCGGCCAGTAGTCCAGGCACGAGTGCTTCTTTTTTACTACGTATCGCTTATTTTTTGGAAGACGGTTCGGAAGTGATGACTTTGTCAATCAATCCATACTCTACTGCTTCTGCGGCAGAGAGGAAGTTGTCGCGATCGGTATCCTTTTGGATGCGCTCCAAAGGCTGTCCAGTGCGTTCAGCCAGGATGGTGTTCAGATGATCACGCATCTTCAAAATACGTTTTGCGGCAATCTCAATGTCGCTCGCTTGTCCTTGGGCACCACCCAATGGTTGGTGGATCATGACTTCACTGTTTGGCAGAGCAAAACGCTTGCCTTTTGCCCCAGCAGCCAGCAGGAATGCTCCCATCGAAGCAGCCATTCCGATACAAATGGTGGATACATCAGGCTTGATGAAGTGCATAGTATCGTAAATCGCCATACCAGCAGTAATAGAACCGCCTGGGCTGTTTATGTACAAGTGAATGTCTTTCTCCGGATCTTCCGCCTGAAGGAACAACAACTGTGCCACAACGATATTGGCTACGGTGTCGTTGATTGGGGTTCCCAGAAAGATGATGCGGTCTTTGAGCAGGCGGGAATAAATGTCGTAAGCACGTTCCCCGCGGTTTGTCTGTTCAATGACGGTTGGAATTAAATTCATATGCATCTAGTCTTCCTCCTCTCTTTGTAACAATATCATACACAAAAGGTCAATGAAGGTCAAACACATAAGTGCGCTCCCTCACTACCATGTTTGCCAATTTCCCTCTGTCTAAACCTACTCGAAAAAGAAAACATTCATTCCTTGGAATTCTCATCGGCTTCGGTCAAATCGACGGCGAGTTTCAGCGTGGCTTTCATCTTTTTTCCCTTGATGATCGTATACTCATCGACTTGTTTGGCTTGCAATTGATTGATGGCTTCCGCTAGCTCCTGTTGGTCTTTGTATGGTTCAATGGTCAATAAGCATTCTTCGTCACTGGCCTCTTGATAAATGAGAAAAAAACGTTCCCCTGCCATGGCAAACCTCACCTTCGAAAGTTATCCACAATGTTATACACAGGTTGTGCACAAAAACATTTGTTCGCGGGATATTTATTTTTTCATTAGTCTGGTCATGTTTGGCGAGAGAATTACATAGGAAATGTATGGGATAAAAAAGAAGGAAAAAGTTGATTTATGTCGAACATTACAAAATTGGAATTCATTTCATGATATTTGAGGGGTGTTCATTATGCTTCGCAAGTTTTCGACAATGATGCTGACAGCGGCTCTTCTAACAGGAAGTGTAGCGGCAACGGCTGCGTTTGCCCAAACTGCTCCTGCTCCTGTACAGCAACAAAAAATCAAGGTTCAGCTAAACGGCAAGGA from the Brevibacillus brevis genome contains:
- a CDS encoding H-type small acid-soluble spore protein; translation: MNVTRAQSIMKSDDHIKVEYEGQAVWIDAVDEKTSTARVHDEKNPAHSQTVYVSQLMEVSQ
- the clpP gene encoding ATP-dependent Clp endopeptidase proteolytic subunit ClpP, translated to MHMNLIPTVIEQTNRGERAYDIYSRLLKDRIIFLGTPINDTVANIVVAQLLFLQAEDPEKDIHLYINSPGGSITAGMAIYDTMHFIKPDVSTICIGMAASMGAFLLAAGAKGKRFALPNSEVMIHQPLGGAQGQASDIEIAAKRILKMRDHLNTILAERTGQPLERIQKDTDRDNFLSAAEAVEYGLIDKVITSEPSSKK
- a CDS encoding HPr family phosphocarrier protein; the encoded protein is MVQQQVVVQLKTGLQARPAAFFVQEANRFASEVFVEKGNKKVNAKSIMGIMSLAISSGTEITILAEGPDASQAVTSLTNLVSKEE
- the whiA gene encoding DNA-binding protein WhiA, whose translation is MSFAAHTKKELTMTEGADCCSKAELSALIRMNGSLQFGAGRLVLDVTTENAAIARRIYTLIKRLFQIHAELLVRKKMRLKKNNVYIVRIPNKANEILQDLGIMDQSLSFIPGIAPEIVKKSCCRAAYLRGAFLAGGSVNHPEASSYHLEIFTSYQDFCEALTKIANRYKLNAKCIERKKGYVLYIKEGEKITEFLSLIGAHQALLYFEDVRIVKDMRNSVNRLHNCEIANINKTVNAATRQMENIQLIDQEMGLENLPKRLREVAELRVAHPDINLKELGEMVPSGVVSKSGINHRLRKINEIADKIREKQNISM